The following are encoded together in the Oncorhynchus nerka isolate Pitt River linkage group LG23, Oner_Uvic_2.0, whole genome shotgun sequence genome:
- the LOC115106377 gene encoding leucine-rich glioma-inactivated protein 1-like isoform X2 translates to MGYASKTLNGCMVLIWIATVLLLSETRRVKQPRCPASCTCTKDNALCENIRSVPHSFPPDVVSLSFVKSGFTEITGGSFLHTPALQLLLFTANTFDSIDEDAFLGLPHLEYLFIENNKIASISPYAFRSLKALIHLSLAYNNLETLPKDVFKGMDALAKVDLRGNHLECDCKLKWLVEWMRTTNATVDQISCSGPPLFQGKLINDLVPGSFDCITAEFASYQPLTFESISVESFTFGMDQFVVFAQPFTGTCSFLEWDHVETVFRTYDSVQSTSTVVCKPMVIDNQLFIIVAQLFGGSHIYKRDISANKFIKIQDIDILKIRKPNDIETFLIDGESFFVIADSSKAGSTTVYKWNGNGFYSHQSLHAWYRDTDVEYLEISGKPHLILASSSQRPVVYQWSKSLKKFDRRTDIPEMEDVFAVKHFKVKSELFICLTRFIGDSKVMRWDGSMFKEVQTMPSRGSMVFQPISIGNWQYAILGSDYSLTQVYQWDLKRGQFVYFQDLNIQAPRAFSLVSIDNREFLLASSFKGKTQIYEHLMIDLSNN, encoded by the exons ATGGGATATGCAAGCAAAACCCTGAACGGATGCATGGTGTTGATTTGGATCGCCACGGTCCTGCTTTTATCGGAGACCAGAAGAGTAAAGCAACCTAGATGCCCCGCATCTTGTACGTGCACCAAAGATAATGCACTGTGTGAAAATATAAGATCGGTCCCTCACAGCTTTCCACCTGATGTCGTTTCATT ATCTTTTGTCAAGTCTGGATTCACCGAAATCACCGGAGGAAGCTTCTTACACACGCCTGCTCTACAGCTTCT TCTATTCACTGCCAACACGTTTGACTCAATTGATGAGGATGCGTTCCTGGGACTACCGCATCTGGAGTACCT GTTTATCGAAAACAACAAAATTGCTTCAATATCACCATATGCATTCCGGAGCCTAAAAGCACTGATACACCT GAGCCTGGCCTATAATAACCTTGAGACATTACCCAAAGATGTTTTCAAGGGCATGGATGCTTTGGCTAAAGT AGATCTGAGAGGGAACCACCTGGAATGTGACTGCAAACTAAAGTGGCTAGTGGAGTGGATGCGCACCACCAATGCGACGGTTGACCAGATCTCCTGCAGTGGGCCCCCGCTTTTCCAAGGGAAACTGATCAATGACCTTGTGCCCGGGTCATTTGACTGCATAACAGCAG AGTTTGCCTCTTATCAGCCCCTGACGTTTGAATCCATTTCGGTGGAGTCCTTTACCTTTGGCATGGACCAGTTTGTTGTGTTTGCCCAACCCTTCACTGGTACATGCAGCTTCCTGGAATGGGATCACGTTGAAACGGTTTTCAGAACCTATGACAGCGTTCAAA GTACATCCACTGTGGTATGCAAACCCATGGTGATTGATAATCAGCTGTTCATCATTGTAGCCCAGCTCTTTGGTGGCTCTCACATTTACAAGCGGGACATCTCTGCCaacaaattcataaaaatccaggACATTGACATCCTGAAAATCAGGAAACCTAATGACATTGAGACTTTCCTTATAGATGGTGAGTCCTTCTTCGTGATCGCAGACAGCTCCAAGGCCGGTTCTACCACAGTGTACAAATGGAATGGCAATGGGTTCTACTCTCACCAGTCCCTCCATGCCTGGTACCGTGACACAGACGTGGAGTACCTGGAGATCTCTGGTAAGCCCCATCTGATCCTAGCCAGCAGTTCCCAGAGGCCTGTTGTCTACCAGTGGAGCAAGAGCCTGAAGAAGTTTGACCGGCGCACTGATATCCCCGAAATGGAGGACGTGTTTGCGGTCAAGCACTTTAAGGTGAAGAGTGAACTTTTCATCTGCCTGACGCGTTTCATCGGGGACTCCAAGGTGATGAGGTGGGACGGTTCCATGTTCAAAGAGGTACAGACAATGCCTTCGCGAGGCTCCATGGTGTTCCAGCCCATCTCCATCGGCAACTGGCAGTACGCCATCCTCGGCAGCGACTACTCCCTGACGCAGGTCTATCAGTGGGACTTGAAGAGGGGCCAATTTGTTTACTTCCAGGATCTAAACATACAGGCACCAAGGGCATTCTCTCTGGTGTCCATTGACAACAGAGAGTTTCTGCTGGCCTCCAGCTTCAAAGGGAAAACTCAGATATACGAGCACCTAATGATTGACCTGAGTAATAATTAA
- the LOC115106377 gene encoding leucine-rich glioma-inactivated protein 1-like isoform X1, whose translation MLKPCFFPHSFSSQGWLNEPKVHVQKYSTDWLSPESNTRMGYASKTLNGCMVLIWIATVLLLSETRRVKQPRCPASCTCTKDNALCENIRSVPHSFPPDVVSLSFVKSGFTEITGGSFLHTPALQLLLFTANTFDSIDEDAFLGLPHLEYLFIENNKIASISPYAFRSLKALIHLSLAYNNLETLPKDVFKGMDALAKVDLRGNHLECDCKLKWLVEWMRTTNATVDQISCSGPPLFQGKLINDLVPGSFDCITAEFASYQPLTFESISVESFTFGMDQFVVFAQPFTGTCSFLEWDHVETVFRTYDSVQSTSTVVCKPMVIDNQLFIIVAQLFGGSHIYKRDISANKFIKIQDIDILKIRKPNDIETFLIDGESFFVIADSSKAGSTTVYKWNGNGFYSHQSLHAWYRDTDVEYLEISGKPHLILASSSQRPVVYQWSKSLKKFDRRTDIPEMEDVFAVKHFKVKSELFICLTRFIGDSKVMRWDGSMFKEVQTMPSRGSMVFQPISIGNWQYAILGSDYSLTQVYQWDLKRGQFVYFQDLNIQAPRAFSLVSIDNREFLLASSFKGKTQIYEHLMIDLSNN comes from the exons ATGCTAAAACCCTGTTTTTTTCCCCATTCATTTTCCTCGCAGGGATGGCTGAACGAACCAAAG GTTCATGTTCAGAAATATTCGACGGACTGGTTGTCACCAGAGAGCAACACGAGGATGGGATATGCAAGCAAAACCCTGAACGGATGCATGGTGTTGATTTGGATCGCCACGGTCCTGCTTTTATCGGAGACCAGAAGAGTAAAGCAACCTAGATGCCCCGCATCTTGTACGTGCACCAAAGATAATGCACTGTGTGAAAATATAAGATCGGTCCCTCACAGCTTTCCACCTGATGTCGTTTCATT ATCTTTTGTCAAGTCTGGATTCACCGAAATCACCGGAGGAAGCTTCTTACACACGCCTGCTCTACAGCTTCT TCTATTCACTGCCAACACGTTTGACTCAATTGATGAGGATGCGTTCCTGGGACTACCGCATCTGGAGTACCT GTTTATCGAAAACAACAAAATTGCTTCAATATCACCATATGCATTCCGGAGCCTAAAAGCACTGATACACCT GAGCCTGGCCTATAATAACCTTGAGACATTACCCAAAGATGTTTTCAAGGGCATGGATGCTTTGGCTAAAGT AGATCTGAGAGGGAACCACCTGGAATGTGACTGCAAACTAAAGTGGCTAGTGGAGTGGATGCGCACCACCAATGCGACGGTTGACCAGATCTCCTGCAGTGGGCCCCCGCTTTTCCAAGGGAAACTGATCAATGACCTTGTGCCCGGGTCATTTGACTGCATAACAGCAG AGTTTGCCTCTTATCAGCCCCTGACGTTTGAATCCATTTCGGTGGAGTCCTTTACCTTTGGCATGGACCAGTTTGTTGTGTTTGCCCAACCCTTCACTGGTACATGCAGCTTCCTGGAATGGGATCACGTTGAAACGGTTTTCAGAACCTATGACAGCGTTCAAA GTACATCCACTGTGGTATGCAAACCCATGGTGATTGATAATCAGCTGTTCATCATTGTAGCCCAGCTCTTTGGTGGCTCTCACATTTACAAGCGGGACATCTCTGCCaacaaattcataaaaatccaggACATTGACATCCTGAAAATCAGGAAACCTAATGACATTGAGACTTTCCTTATAGATGGTGAGTCCTTCTTCGTGATCGCAGACAGCTCCAAGGCCGGTTCTACCACAGTGTACAAATGGAATGGCAATGGGTTCTACTCTCACCAGTCCCTCCATGCCTGGTACCGTGACACAGACGTGGAGTACCTGGAGATCTCTGGTAAGCCCCATCTGATCCTAGCCAGCAGTTCCCAGAGGCCTGTTGTCTACCAGTGGAGCAAGAGCCTGAAGAAGTTTGACCGGCGCACTGATATCCCCGAAATGGAGGACGTGTTTGCGGTCAAGCACTTTAAGGTGAAGAGTGAACTTTTCATCTGCCTGACGCGTTTCATCGGGGACTCCAAGGTGATGAGGTGGGACGGTTCCATGTTCAAAGAGGTACAGACAATGCCTTCGCGAGGCTCCATGGTGTTCCAGCCCATCTCCATCGGCAACTGGCAGTACGCCATCCTCGGCAGCGACTACTCCCTGACGCAGGTCTATCAGTGGGACTTGAAGAGGGGCCAATTTGTTTACTTCCAGGATCTAAACATACAGGCACCAAGGGCATTCTCTCTGGTGTCCATTGACAACAGAGAGTTTCTGCTGGCCTCCAGCTTCAAAGGGAAAACTCAGATATACGAGCACCTAATGATTGACCTGAGTAATAATTAA
- the LOC115106378 gene encoding solute carrier family 35 member G1-like, with amino-acid sequence MGDLTDSNSIDDRVLSVVPRKEEDIKVVFHKVGDDDDDEHTTERINLQSNSHDERSNDKDARTRTMESSAMQRFCPLIYCRIGGGGDPISTDAGDTVAKEKKHCPGLGLFYGLLATVFFSVIALLVKTIDGVHAVEISAIRCFFQMLFVMPMLIYHKTGFLGPRDKRIYLVMRGFLGSNAMILLFYAVQQMPLADATVIMFSNPVFTALLAWIFLKEKCTIWDCVFTVFTLAGVIMIARPPFIFGARIEEIEGDYTNHLKGTIAAFGGAMGAACTFVILRKMGKSVHYYLSVWYYAVIGFIECFITLFILGEWTIPFCGRDRWILMLIAILGIAGQTFLTKALQIEKAGPVALMRTVDVVLAFIFQFVFFNRKPTMWSLGGACCVVVSTCGVALRKWYSNTHPRKS; translated from the exons ATGGGGGATTTGACGGACAGTAATAGCATAGATGACCGAGTTCTATCGGTCGTTCCTCGTAAAGAAGAGGACATCAAAGTTGTATTTCACAAAGTTGGCGATGACGACGATGATGAACACACAACTGAGAGAATCAATTTACAAAGTAACAGTCATGATGAGAGGAGCAATGATAAGGACGCAAGGACTAGAACAATGGAAAGCAGCGCGATGCAAAGATTCTGTCCTCTCATATATTGTAGAATTGGCGGCGGCGGGGATCCCATCTCAACGGACGCAGGAGACACAGTTGCTAAAG aGAAAAAGCATTGTCCAGGACTGGGCCTGTTCTATGGCCTGCTGGCAACAGTGTTCTTCTCCGTTATAGCTCTTCTGGTGAAGACAATCGATGGAGTCCATGCTGTAGAAATCAGTGCCATTCGCTGCTTCTTCCAGATGCTGTTTGTTATGCCTATGCTTATCTATCACAA GACTGGCTTCCTTGGACCAAGAGACAAGCGGATCTATTTGGTGATGAGAGGATTCTTGGGTTCTAACGCCATGATCCTATTGTTCTATGCAGTTCAGCAGATGCCCCTGGCTGATGCAACAGTCATCATGTTCAGCAACCCAGTGTTCACTGCCTTGCTAGCCTGGATCTTCCTCAAAGAGAAATGCACAATCTGGGACTGTGTCTTCACTGTGTTCACACTGGCTGGTGTCATAATGATAGCCAGGCCTCCCTTCATATTTGGTGCTCGTATAGAGGAAATAGAGGGAGACTACACCAATCATCTCAAGGGGACTATTGCAGCCTTTGGTGGAGCGATGGGAGCAGCTTGCACTTTCGTAATACTCAGGAAAATGGGCAAAAGTGTCCACTACTATCTGTCCGTGTGGTACTATGCTGTCATTGGTTTCATTGAGTGTTTCATCACTTTGTTTATACTTGGTGAATGGACCATTCCATTCTGTGGGAGAGACAGGTGGATCCTTATGCTGATAGCGATCCTGGGCATCGCTGGCCAAACGTTCCTCACCAAAGCACTACAGATCGAGAAGGCCGGCCCTGTGGCCTTGATGAGGACCGTCGACGTGGTCCTAGCTTTTATTTTCCAGTTCGTTTTTTTCAATCGAAAGCCCACCATGTGGAGTCTCGGTGGGGCATGTTGTGTGGTCGTCAGTACTTGTGGTGTGGCGCTAAGGAAGTGGTACAGCAACACACACCCAAGAAAGAGCTAA